A stretch of DNA from Gimesia chilikensis:
CCGAATCACTCCAGGGACAAAAAGATTTGGGATATATGTTGCATGACATCGATTTCGATGAGGAATGTACCCCCCGATTCTTCCGTGCGGTAATGACCGATGGTGTGATTGAAGTTCCCCCATTTCACGGAAATGAGGTGTTATCGTGATTCTGCAATCTCTCAATCAGTTCTATGAACGATTGGCCGCAGACCCGGAGATTGAGATTCCCTCATATGGGTACAGTTCTCAAAAAATCAGCTTTTGCATTGTGATCAACAAACAAGGAAAGCTCATTCAGTTTTCAGATATCCGTCGGGAATCAGGCAAGCGACTGATATCACAGGAAATCCAGGTCTGTGGCGGTGCCAAACCTTCCGGGTCAGGTCTGAATCCCTGTTTTCTCTGGGACAATTCGAGTTATCTATTGGGGTATAAGCCAGATGATCCCAAACTAGAACGCACGAGAGAAGCGTTTGAAACATCGCGCGATTACCACCTGAGTCTGGAAAAGGAAATTAATTATCCCGGTTATACGGCTGTCTGTCAGTTTCTCAGATCCTGGGATCCTGAGACTGCCGCCGAGTATCCTGAGTTGGCTGAAGCAGCTACAGGTTTCCTGGTCTTTCAAGTATCCGGTGAAGAACGCTATGTGCATGAAACTCCGGAAATCAAGTCCTGGTGGGATAGTCAGCTTGAATCTCAACAAGAAAGTCAAGCTGCCGTCAACGCATTTTGCCTGGTGACAGGCAAAAAACAAAGGTTAGCCCGGTTGCATGAACCAAAAATCAAAGGGGTGCGCGGTGCTCAGTCAGCTGGTGCATCAATTGTCTCATTTAATACGTCAGCTTATGAATCGTACCGTAAAGAGCAATCGTTCAATGCTCCTGTCAGCGAACAGGCTGCGTTTCAGTATTGTACTGCTTTGAACTATCTTTTATCCCGTGATAATAACCGAAGCTTTACCGTTGGAGACGCTACGGTCGTCTTCTGGACCGAGCGGGCCTCACCCATGGAGCATCTTTTCTCAGCATTCATGGATCCGGACATCAAGGCAGAGGATGAATCGTTACGAGAGAATCTGAATCGATTACTCAAGCAAATTGCGAAAGGCCAGTATCCTAATCAGGAACTGGGAGATCCGGAAACTGCATTCTATGTTTTAGGCCTTTCTCCTAACGCTGCCCGCATTGCTGTTCGCTTCTGGTATGTAAGCTCACTCGGTGAAATCTTCACACATCTGAGCCAGCATATGCAGGACCTGGAAATATGCGGCAAGCCTGAAAAAGCACTCGCCATGCCTGCGATCTGGCAGTTGCTGGCTGAGACCGTGAGAGATAATAAGGATCTTCCTCCTCTACTTGCCGGTTCTGTCATGAAAGCCATTCTCTCCGGACTGGCGTATCCAGAGATGCTCTACTCCAGCATATTGCGGAGAATCCGTATGGACCGACAGGTCAATTATCGACGTGCGTCACTACTTAAAGCGTGCTTAAATCGTAAAACCAGACTTCAAACACATTTTCAATTACTTAAGGAGATTTCCGTGTCCCTTGACCCAGATTACCCTGATCCCGCTTATCACATGGGGCGTCTATTTGCTGAGCTGGAGAAATCACAGGAAGATGCTCTACCTGGAATAAATGCAACTATTAAAGATCGTTTCTTTGGTGCTGCGTCGGCAACGCCGGGAAGTGTATTTCCTCGTCTGATTCGTATGAATCAGCATCATCTCGGGAAACTGGAACCTGCCGGTAAAACATATCATGAGAAACGCATTCAGGAGATCTGCCAGAAGTTGAATCTGTTTCCCAGCCATTTGGACCTGCAGCAACAGGGATTATTTGCGTTGGGCTATTACCACCAGCGCCAGGACATATTCACCAAAAAAACTTCCAGGAAGACGACCGAAAAGACAGTGTCAGAGATAGTCTGATGGCTTGAAATGAAGCGAGAACCTTTTTCACTTTGACTAAATCCGTATTTAACATCACTCAATACACAAAGAAAGAATACCCCCATGAATCACCGTTACGATTTTGTTTATCTCTTTGATGTCACCGATGGTAATCCTAATGGCGATCCCGATGCCGGCAATCTTCCTCGGCTGGATGCCGAAACAGGACAGGGGCTGGTGACGGATGTCTGTATTAAACGAAAGATCCGGAATTATATTGGACTCACTAAAGAGGAACAGCCTCCCTATGAAATCTACATCAAGGAAAAAGCAGTCCTGAACCAGCAGCATGAAAGGGCCTATCAGGCACTGGATGTAGACCCAAAAGCAAAAGGAGATCGGAATAAAGGAGATAACGCGACTAAAATTACGCAATGGATGTGCCAGAATTTTTTCGACATCCGTGCTTTCGGTGCTGTAATGACGACAGGTGTTAATGCAGGGCAGGTTCGCGGTCCAGTTCAGTTCACCTTTGGAAGAAGTATTGATCCTATCATCTCTGCTGAGCATTCCATAACACGCTGTGCAGTTACTACAGAGAAGGAGGCCGAAAAACAGGAGGGAGACAATCGTACCATGGGGAGAAAGTTCACAGTTCCCTATGGCCTGTATCGGATGCACGGGTTTATCAATGCCAATCTGGCTGCACAAACCGGTTTTGAAAGTAATGGGGAGGACCTTGAACTCCTCTGGTCCGCCCTGGCAAATATGTTCGATCATGATCGTGCCGCAGCACGCGGACAGATGTCGCCGCAGGAGTTGATTGTATTTCAGCATGAAAGTCCCCTGGGGAATGCTCCCGCACATAAACTGTTCAGTCGCGTCAAAATTGAGCGTTGTGAATCAAATGGAGCTTCGGGGCCGCCTCGTTCATTCAGTGATTACAAAGTTACAGTGGTCGACGATGATCTCCCACAAGGAATCTCAGTCGAAAGAAAGATCTGAATTGAGTGGCCCCCGGGAAATGTTTTTCGGGGGCCACATTGTCTGGTTCGGTTTTAATGGTATCCCAATGCATTCTCAAAAGTGGAGTGCAGCATATGACATTTAACGAAGATGATCTGGTTCCGATCTCTGCATTACAACATCTGATATTTTGTCCGCGACAGTGTGCCTTGATCCATCTCGAACGTTTATGGGCAGAGAATCAGTGGACGGCAGAGGGACGAATTCTACATAAGAAAGCAGAAAGCGGGAAATCAACTACCAGAAACGGCATTCGTATTACTCGTGATCTACCGCTTCACAGCCTTGAATATGGTCTGATTGGTAAGGCAGATATCATCGAGTGGCATCCCCCAGCCGGTTTGCAAAAGGCAAATAGCGGGACTCTCAAAGACCTCATTCATGAACATCGTGGTCAGTCCCTGACAGGCTGGACAGTCCTGCCAATTGAATACAAACGCGGACAACCAAAACAAAACGATTCTGACCGGGTTCAACTATGCGCTCAGGTATTGTGCCTGGAAGAAATGCTGGGAATTTCTATCGGTCGAGGTTTGCTTTTTTATGGAAAAAAACAGCACCGTTTTGAAGTTATTCTGGATGATTCTTTGCGGAATACTACCATCGACACGATTCAGCAAATGCACGATCTCATGACCTCTGGCTCAACTCCTCCGGCTGAATATGGTCCGAAATGTCAAAGTTGCTCACTATTTGAACTCTGTTTGCCACAAACGTTCCAGAATACTTCAGCCAGTCAGTGGCTGAATCAGCAGGTCCTCAACTCCATAAAATGACAGTGAGTACAAACATGAAAACCCATTTGAATACGCTCTTTGTCACGACAGAAGGATCTTACCTGGCCAAGGAAGGAGATACCGTTTCAATTCGCTTGAATCGCCAGACTCAAACCCGTCTGCCTTTTCATAATCTTGACAGTATTGTCTGTATCGGACGGATTAGCTTAAGTCCGCAACTGATGCAGGCAGCCAGTCAGGCAGGGATATCGATTTCTCTACTCGACGAACGTGGACGGTTCCGGGCGCTGATACAGGGCTTTACATCAGGCAATGTTCTGCTGCGTAGAGAGCAGTATCGAGCCGCAGATAATGAAGAGAGAACGTTTACATTGGCCCGCTCTTTTGTGCTAGGCAAGCTTGCCAACTGCCGCACTGTCTTACGCAGGGCGATTCGAGATGCGAATGTACTTGAACCTAGAGTACAGACAATTGAGAGAGCGGCTGTCCGTATGAAGATCGCGATTGAAGCGGCCACTACAGCCTCTGATATTCACGAACTCCGCGGGATCGAAGGTGAGGCGGCTACGCAATATTTCTCGGCTTTTAATTCTCTGCAGACTCAGTTTCAGGAATGTTTTGCATTTCAGAAACGATCGAAACGTCCTCCCCTGGATTCGATCAATTCGTTGATGTCATTTATATATACACTCCTTACACATGATGTACGCTCTGCCTGTGAAGCTACAGGTCTGGATGCTGCGGTGGGATATCTTCACCGGGATCGCCCTGGCAGGCCCGGTTTGGCCCTGGACTTAATAGAAGAGTTTCGTCCCTGGTTAGCGGATCGCCTGGTGTTTTCATTGATCAATCGGCAGCAGCTGAATTCTTCAGCCTTTCAAACGCTGGAAAACGGAGCTGTGGTTATCTCTCCGGAAGCCAGACGAACAATTCTGACTGCTTGGCAGCAACGTAAAAGTGAAGAAATCTTCCATCCTTTCATCAACGAAAAGATTACAATAGGCCTCTTACCACTCATTCAAGCTCGCCTACTGGCACGACACCTCCGTGGTGATCTTGATCTCTACCCTCCATTTCTCTGGAAATAAAGGACCTCCGATTCGTGTATGTCCTGGTTACTTACGACATTTCCACTGCTGATCCAAAAGGCCAGAAACGATTACGTCGTATGGCAAAGGCCTGTGAGAATATCGGTCAGCGTGTTCAAAACTCAGTTTTTGAGATTAAAGCTGATGCGGGGCAATGGACGCTTTACAAAGCCATTCTTTTAGAGATAGCCGACCTTTCCCAGGATAGCCTTCGCTTTTATAATCTGGGAAATAACTGGGAGCGACGTGTGGAGCATCATGGCTCGAAAGACGGTTACAATATTGATGGTCCACTG
This window harbors:
- the cas8c gene encoding type I-C CRISPR-associated protein Cas8c/Csd1, producing MILQSLNQFYERLAADPEIEIPSYGYSSQKISFCIVINKQGKLIQFSDIRRESGKRLISQEIQVCGGAKPSGSGLNPCFLWDNSSYLLGYKPDDPKLERTREAFETSRDYHLSLEKEINYPGYTAVCQFLRSWDPETAAEYPELAEAATGFLVFQVSGEERYVHETPEIKSWWDSQLESQQESQAAVNAFCLVTGKKQRLARLHEPKIKGVRGAQSAGASIVSFNTSAYESYRKEQSFNAPVSEQAAFQYCTALNYLLSRDNNRSFTVGDATVVFWTERASPMEHLFSAFMDPDIKAEDESLRENLNRLLKQIAKGQYPNQELGDPETAFYVLGLSPNAARIAVRFWYVSSLGEIFTHLSQHMQDLEICGKPEKALAMPAIWQLLAETVRDNKDLPPLLAGSVMKAILSGLAYPEMLYSSILRRIRMDRQVNYRRASLLKACLNRKTRLQTHFQLLKEISVSLDPDYPDPAYHMGRLFAELEKSQEDALPGINATIKDRFFGAASATPGSVFPRLIRMNQHHLGKLEPAGKTYHEKRIQEICQKLNLFPSHLDLQQQGLFALGYYHQRQDIFTKKTSRKTTEKTVSEIV
- the cas7c gene encoding type I-C CRISPR-associated protein Cas7/Csd2, producing MNHRYDFVYLFDVTDGNPNGDPDAGNLPRLDAETGQGLVTDVCIKRKIRNYIGLTKEEQPPYEIYIKEKAVLNQQHERAYQALDVDPKAKGDRNKGDNATKITQWMCQNFFDIRAFGAVMTTGVNAGQVRGPVQFTFGRSIDPIISAEHSITRCAVTTEKEAEKQEGDNRTMGRKFTVPYGLYRMHGFINANLAAQTGFESNGEDLELLWSALANMFDHDRAAARGQMSPQELIVFQHESPLGNAPAHKLFSRVKIERCESNGASGPPRSFSDYKVTVVDDDLPQGISVERKI
- the cas4 gene encoding CRISPR-associated protein Cas4 is translated as MTFNEDDLVPISALQHLIFCPRQCALIHLERLWAENQWTAEGRILHKKAESGKSTTRNGIRITRDLPLHSLEYGLIGKADIIEWHPPAGLQKANSGTLKDLIHEHRGQSLTGWTVLPIEYKRGQPKQNDSDRVQLCAQVLCLEEMLGISIGRGLLFYGKKQHRFEVILDDSLRNTTIDTIQQMHDLMTSGSTPPAEYGPKCQSCSLFELCLPQTFQNTSASQWLNQQVLNSIK
- the cas1c gene encoding type I-C CRISPR-associated endonuclease Cas1c, which translates into the protein MKTHLNTLFVTTEGSYLAKEGDTVSIRLNRQTQTRLPFHNLDSIVCIGRISLSPQLMQAASQAGISISLLDERGRFRALIQGFTSGNVLLRREQYRAADNEERTFTLARSFVLGKLANCRTVLRRAIRDANVLEPRVQTIERAAVRMKIAIEAATTASDIHELRGIEGEAATQYFSAFNSLQTQFQECFAFQKRSKRPPLDSINSLMSFIYTLLTHDVRSACEATGLDAAVGYLHRDRPGRPGLALDLIEEFRPWLADRLVFSLINRQQLNSSAFQTLENGAVVISPEARRTILTAWQQRKSEEIFHPFINEKITIGLLPLIQARLLARHLRGDLDLYPPFLWK
- the cas2 gene encoding CRISPR-associated endonuclease Cas2 gives rise to the protein MYVLVTYDISTADPKGQKRLRRMAKACENIGQRVQNSVFEIKADAGQWTLYKAILLEIADLSQDSLRFYNLGNNWERRVEHHGSKDGYNIDGPLIM